From a region of the Panicum virgatum strain AP13 chromosome 2K, P.virgatum_v5, whole genome shotgun sequence genome:
- the LOC120695509 gene encoding uncharacterized protein LOC120695509: MFKVSSIQYTKIGETPASPHFIFSLMAPLRLGGSKRTYAEYAEPNPATDCLKLFDDVDDSRGLPQTWTIIVRIDVKFPMEPRYHDKQHFILVDTTGSKIEAISYGNNVHRFDTLLQQGCKYILKDVVFGPNWGGLEFRNIGHRFEVTLTRKTRVEPYTLPLQFPPCPKHLMPFHEVIRQPNKTFVDVMGIVVHMEPLEHVGNRLYREVVLMDARWHLIIVGIWSDLFCRNFQRWYKARDEKEIIIATMLRRNSTHRCLESSDHTSLDFNPRHHTWHQLATVRRIMMERQNLRFINRYLEARWAYLATVLPH; this comes from the exons ATGTTTAAGGTTAGTTCCATACAATATACCAAAATCGGTGAAACACCTGCTTCACCCCATTTTATATTTAGTTTGATGGCACCACTTCGCCTTGGTGGAAGTAAGAGGACATATGCGGagtatgcagagccaaatccaGCAACGGATTG CTTAAAGTTGTTCGATGATGTTGACGATTCTCGAGGTCTACCTCAGACTTGGACTATAATTGTAAGGATAGATGTTAAATTCCCTATGGAGCCTAGGTATCATGATAAGCAACACTTCATCCTTGTCGACACCACT GGTTCCAAAATTGAAGCAATTTCATATGGCAATAACGTCCATCGATTTGACACACTACTTCAGCAAGGATGCAAGTACATTTTGAAAGATGTAGTTTTTGGGCCAAACTGGGGGGGCCTTGAATTCAGAAATATTGGGCATCGGTTTGAGGTGACATTGACCAGAAAAACTCGTGTTGAGCCATACACCTTACCACTTCAGTTCCCTCCCTGCCCAAAGCATCTTATGCCATTTCATGAAGTGATCCGACAACCCAACAAGACATTTGTAG ATGTTATGGGAATAGTTGTCCATATGGAGCCATTGGAGCATGTGGGCAATAGGCTATATAGAGAGGTTGTGTTAATGGATGCAAG GTGGCACCTTATTATTGTTGGGATTTGGAGTGACCTCTTCTGCCGGAATTTTCAACGATGGTACAAAGCTAGAGATGAAAAGGAAATTATAATTGCCACTATGCTGCGACGAAACTCTACACACA GATGCTTGGAGAGCTCAGACCACACATCACTGGACTTCAACCCAAGACATCACACATGGCATCAACTAGCAA ctgttcggcgaATAATGATGGAAAGGCAGAATCTTCGCTTCATTAACAGATATCTTGAAGCAAGATGGGCATACTTGGCGACCGTGTTACCACACTGA
- the LOC120689696 gene encoding AAA-ATPase At3g50940-like — MATDLSASSAAVAAAAPSYAKAVDAYRKAVATAATATAYVVLARGMARELLPHDLRAAASWAASLLRARLEAPRAERRTLVIKRAAGPACHDGDRGGLYDEVRQYLASRIDPHSMRRLCLSGGVSGARRVLSMEHGDSMTDVFEGVEFTWASVAGEGRSAALSESLELSFDAEHTDKALGSYFSFIAASVEEERRQDRALRIYMNEGSHWQGINHHHPATFDTLAMEPELKRSVVADLDRFLKRRDYYRRIGKAWKRGYLLYGPPGTGKSSLVAAMANYLRFNLYDLDLSEVRGNTVLQRLLNTMTNRSILVIEDIDCCFTSASRDAGKGQAGDALSDDDESEEESIPDPWGMPQPQQQQQNITLSGLLNFIDGLWSTSGEERIIVFTTNYKDRLDPALLRPGRMDMHVYMGFCGWEAFKTLAKNYFLVDDHPLFPEIQALLAAVEVTPAEVSEMLLRSEDADAALQGIATFLGEKKLVKAISPSVA, encoded by the exons ATGGCGACGGATCTCTCCGCCTCGTCggccgccgtggcggcggcggcgccgtcctaCGCGAAAGCGGTGGACGCGTACCGGaaggcggtggcgacggcggccacggcgacCGCGTACGTCGTGCTGGCGCGCGGCATGGCGCGGGAGCTCCTCCCCCACGACCTGCGCGCcgcggcgagctgggccgcgtcCCTCCTCCGCGCCCGCCTCGAGGCCCCGCGCGCGGAGCGCCGCACCCTCGTCATCAAGCGCGCCGCGGGGCCGGCGTGCCACGACGGCGACCGCGGCGGGCTCTACGACGAGGTGCGCCAGTACCTCGCCTCCCGGATCGACCCGCACTCCATGCGCCGCCTCTGCCTCAGCGGCGGCGTCTCCGGCGCCAGGAGGGTCCTCTCCATGGAGCACGGCGACTCCATGACCGACGTCTTCGAGGGCGTCGAGTTCACGTGGGCGTCCGTCGCGGGGGAGGGCCGGAGCGCCGCCCTGTCCGAGTCGCTGGAGCTCAGCTTCGACGCCGAGCACACGGACAAGGCGCTGGGCAGCTACTTCTCCTTCATCGCGGcgtcggtggaggaggagcgccgCCAGGACCGCGCGCTCAGGATATACATGAACGAGGGGTCGCACTGGCAGGGCATCAACCACCACCACCCGGCCACGTTCGACACGCTCGCCATGGAGCCGGAGCTGAAGAGATCCGTCGTCGCCGACCTCGACCGCTTCCTCAAGCGGAGGGACTACTACCGCCGGATCGGCAAGGCGTGGAAGCGCGGGTACCTGCTCTACGGCCCGCCCGGCACCGGCAAGTCCAGCCtcgtcgccgccatggccaacTACCTCCGCTTCAACCTCTACGACCTCGACCTCTCCGAGGTGCGCGGCAACACGGTGCTGCAGCGGCTGCTCAACACCATGACCAACAGGTCCATCCTCGTCATCGAGGACATCGACTGCTGCTTCACCTCCGCGTCGCGCGATGCTGGCAAAGGTCAGGCAGGCGACGCTCTGTCGGATGATGATGAATCTGAGGAAGAGAGCATACCAGATCCCTGGGGCATG CcacagccgcagcagcagcagcaaaacaTAACTCTGTCCGGGCTGCTCAACTTCATCGACGGCTTGTGGTCGACGAGCGGCGAGGAGCGCATCATCGTCTTCACCACCAACTACAAGGACCGTCTCGATCCGGCGCTGCTCCGGCCGGGGCGCATGGACATGCATGTCTACATGGGCTTCTGCGGCTGGGAGGCCTTCAAGACGCTGGCCAAGAACTACTTCCTCGTCGACGACCACCCGCTGTTCCCGGAGATACAGGCGCTGCTCGCGGCCGTGGAGGTGACGCCGGCCGAGGTGTCGGAGATGCTGCTGCGCAGcgaggacgccgacgccgcgctccAGGGTATCGCGACCTTCCTCGGAGAGAAGAAATTGGTGAAGGCAATTAGCCCATCAGTCGCATGA
- the LOC120689699 gene encoding AAA-ATPase At3g50940-like, which translates to MDHLPLAAPAAAASAPQGARRALDAYKTALATAASAAAYAVMARSMARELLPDELRAAVRWCAAAVRARFGRGDRERHTVVIRRQFDAGYPENHLFDAARAYLATRIDPRAMRRLCLARSRAKEPDGGGRWSTLLCMEPRGSTVDVFDGVEFTWTSVETGGDDKKKGGKGGGGSPRESLELSFDAEHADTALDRYVPFVMSTAEELQMRDRALRIFMNEGRSWHGINHHHPATFDTIAMDPALKDSVIADLDRFLKRRDYYRRIGKAWKRGYLLYGPPGTGKSSLVAAMANYLRFNLYDLDLSEVRLNSSLQKLLIHMPNRSILVIEDIDCCFDAAASRKDIKAPEPVEELDPGYTSDSSDDDGWQKNAHRPGAAPPPKGITLSGLLNFIDGLWSTCGEERIIVFTTNYKDRLDPALLRPGRMDMHIYMGYCGWEAFRTLARNYFLVDDHELFPEIQELLSAVEVTPAEVSEMLLRSEDVDVALRGLKEFLQEKRRKIRKEAAQYMISEIVHDSISG; encoded by the coding sequence ATGGATCACCTGCCACtggccgccccggccgccgccgcctcggcgccgcAGGGAGCCCGGAGGGCGCTCGACGCGTACAAGACGGCGCTGGCCACGGCGGCCTCGGCCGCCGCGTACGCCGTGATGGCGCGCAGCATGGCGCGGGAGCTGCTCCCCGACGAGCTCCGCGCCGCGGTGCGGTGGTGCGCGGCGGCCGTGCGCGCCCGGTTCGGCCGCGGCGACAGGGAGCGCCACACCGTCGTCATCCGCCGCCAGTTCGACGCCGGGTACCCCGAGAACCACCTCTTCGACGCGGCGCGCGCGTACCTGGCCACCCGGATCGATCCGCGCGCCATGCGCCGGCTCTGCCTCGCGCGGTCCCGCGCCAAGgagcccgacggcggcggccggtggagcaCGCTCCTGTGCATGGAGCCCCGGGGGTCCACCGTCGACGTCTTCGACGGCGTCGAGTTCACGTGGACCTCCGTCGAGACCGGCggcgacgacaagaagaaggggggcaagggcggcggcggctccccgcGGGAGTCCCTGGAGCTCAGCTTCGACGCCGAGCACGCCGACACGGCGCTGGACCGGTACGTGCCCTTCGTCATGTCCACGGCGGAGGAGCTGCAGATGCGGGACCGCGCGCTGCGGATCTTCATGAACGAGGGCCGGTCGTGGCACGGCATCAACCACCACCACCCGGCCACGTTCGACACGATCGCCATGGACCCGGCGCTCAAGGACTCGGTCATCGCCGACCTCGACCGCTTCCTCAAGCGGAGGGACTACTACCGCCGCATCGGTAAGGCGTGGAAGCGCGGGTACCTGCTCTACGGCCCGCCCGGCACCGGCAAGTCCAGCCtcgtcgccgccatggccaacTACCTCCGCTTCAACCTCTACGACCTCGACCTCTCCGAGGTGCGCCTCAACTCGTCGCTGCAGAAGCTGCTCATCCACATGCCCAACAGGTCGATCCTCGTCATCGAGGACATTGACTGCTGCTTCGACGCCGCCGCGTCGAGGAAAGACATCAAGGCGCCGGAGCCGGTCGAGGAACTGGACCCCGGCTACACATCGGACTCGTCAGACGACGACGGCTGGCAGAAGAACGCGCACCGGCCGGGAGCAGCACCTCCGCCCAAGGGTATCACTCTGTCCGGGCTGCTGAACTTCATCGACGGGCTGTGGTCGACGTGCGGCGAGGAGAGAATCATCGTCTTCACCACCAACTACAAGGACCGCCTCGACCCGGCGCTGCTCCGGCCGGGCCGGATGGACATGCACATCTACATGGGTTACTGCGGCTGGGAGGCGTTCAGGACGCTGGCCAGGAACTACTTCCTCGTCGACGATCACGAGCTGTTCCCGGAGATACAGGAGCTGCTTTCGGCGGTGGAGGTGACGCCGGCCGAGGTGTCGGAGATGCTGCTGAGGAGCGAGGACGTCGACGTAGCGCTCCGGGGGCTCAAGGAATTCCTTCAGGAGAAGAGACGGAAGATAAGGAAAGAAGCAGCTCAGTATATGATTTCAGAAATTGTACATGATTCGATTTCGGGGTGA